From bacterium, one genomic window encodes:
- a CDS encoding biotin--[acetyl-CoA-carboxylase] ligase, with protein sequence MGRLDLQRVSAQLHGRRLRGPLLYREQTTSTNDDALALAAAGAAEGTVVIAGAQVQGRGRRQRSWTGHPDHSLLFTLVLRPTLPPELFPRLVNMIGVGVADGCAHAAGCPVGTKWPNDVMAGGRKIVGILVEARAPGYAVAGIGINVLGNATDFPPELRDRAGTLAGCATTGLTREDALAAVLNETDRWYDALLRGEWDQVLARQRELETTIGHEHAVLVDDEWISGTVRDLSPEGGLVIETADGLRTVTVGEVS encoded by the coding sequence ATGGGCAGGCTTGATCTGCAGCGCGTGTCGGCGCAGCTCCACGGCCGGCGCCTGCGCGGGCCACTCCTCTACCGCGAGCAGACCACTTCGACCAACGACGATGCTCTTGCCCTGGCCGCGGCGGGCGCGGCCGAGGGCACGGTCGTCATCGCCGGCGCACAGGTCCAGGGCCGTGGTCGCCGTCAGCGCTCCTGGACCGGCCACCCCGACCATTCCCTGCTCTTCACCCTCGTGTTGCGTCCCACGCTGCCTCCCGAACTGTTCCCGCGCCTGGTGAACATGATCGGCGTGGGTGTGGCCGACGGGTGCGCCCACGCGGCCGGCTGCCCGGTGGGCACCAAGTGGCCCAATGACGTCATGGCCGGAGGGCGCAAGATCGTGGGCATCCTGGTCGAGGCCCGCGCCCCGGGATATGCCGTCGCGGGCATCGGCATCAACGTGCTGGGCAACGCCACGGACTTCCCCCCCGAGTTGCGCGACAGGGCGGGCACGCTGGCAGGCTGCGCCACCACGGGCCTGACCCGCGAGGACGCGCTCGCGGCGGTGCTGAACGAGACCGACCGCTGGTATGATGCGCTGCTGCGGGGGGAATGGGATCAGGTCCTCGCGCGGCAGCGCGAGCTGGAGACGACCATCGGGCACGAACACGCGGTGCTTGTCGACGACGAGTGGATCAGTGGGACGGTGCGCGATCTCTCGCCCGAGGGCGGGCTGGTCATCGAGACCGCTGACGGCCTCCGCACCGTCACCGTGGGCGAGGTGTCGTGA
- a CDS encoding D-sedoheptulose 7-phosphate isomerase, with amino-acid sequence MEDDIRAQLAASIRVKEAVAADLTPAIAQAAALWGETLRGGGLIAFCGNGGSAADCQHLAGELVSRFRRDRPAYRGLALSTDTSILTAIGNDFGYERVFARQVEGLMRPGDLLVALSTSGTARNCVLAVEQARSMGVATMALTGASGGALKPLVDLCLCVPSSDTPRIQEAHITIGHILCDLVEAELSGDGQA; translated from the coding sequence GTGGAAGACGACATCCGTGCCCAGTTGGCCGCCTCCATCCGCGTCAAGGAGGCCGTGGCGGCAGACCTCACACCGGCGATCGCGCAGGCGGCCGCCCTCTGGGGGGAGACGCTCCGCGGGGGCGGCCTGATCGCCTTCTGTGGCAACGGCGGCAGCGCGGCTGACTGCCAGCACCTGGCCGGCGAGTTGGTCAGCCGCTTCCGCCGCGACCGCCCGGCCTATCGCGGGCTGGCCCTCAGCACCGACACCTCCATCCTCACCGCCATCGGCAACGACTTCGGCTACGAGCGCGTCTTCGCCCGGCAGGTCGAGGGTCTGATGCGGCCGGGCGACCTGCTGGTGGCCCTGAGCACCAGCGGCACGGCGCGCAACTGTGTGCTGGCCGTCGAGCAGGCGCGCAGCATGGGCGTGGCGACCATGGCGCTGACCGGGGCCAGTGGCGGCGCGCTCAAGCCACTGGTGGACCTGTGCCTGTGCGTCCCGAGCAGTGACACCCCGCGCATCCAGGAAGCGCACATCACCATCGGCCACATCCTGTGCGATCTCGTCGAGGCTGAGCTGAGCGGCGATGGGCAGGCTTGA